The following proteins come from a genomic window of Pleuronectes platessa chromosome 2, fPlePla1.1, whole genome shotgun sequence:
- the LOC128456503 gene encoding putative nuclease HARBI1, translated as MAVLALLEDIANGHIRRERIFREREDLLANDDDWLMSRFRFPRPVLLELCAELRPALERHTARSQGLSVPTQVLTTLGFLATGAFQRELADRSGVCQSTLSRAMPAVWDGIIRMSSRYIKFPYNAVEQAHIKAQFAATAGFPNVIGAVDCTHIAIKAPSQDEFVYVNRKHFHSINVQVICDGQMQLLNIVARWPGSTHDSFILTNSMVGNRLEAGTVRDGWLLGDRGYPLRTWLMTPLTNPNTDQERRYNDLHSRTRIIVERAIGLLKGRWRCLDRSGGMLLYRPEKVCHIVMACGVLHNVAHRHGIPLPEQHNPPLEEPDAGPVNCNPPRGAIRARQNVISSM; from the exons ATGGCTGTGTTAGCGTTGTTAGAGGACATCGCAAATGGTCACATCCGAAGGGAACGTATATTTAGGGAACGCGAGGACTTACTCGCAAATGATGACGATTGGCTCATGAGCCGATTTCGTTTCCCCAGGCCAGTATTACTGGAGCTGTGCGCAGAGCTGCGGCCGGCCCTAGAGCGCCACACAGCCAGGAGCCAGGGGTTGTCCGTGCCCACACAGGTGCTGACCACGCTGGGGTTCCTGGCAACAGGGGCCTTCCAGCGGGAGCTGGCCGATCGGTCAGGAGTGTGCCAGTCCACCCTGAGCCGAGCCATGCCAGCTGTGTGGGACGGAATCATCCGAATGTCATCCAGGTACATCAAATTCCCATACAATGCTGTTGAACAGGCCCACATTAAAGCGCAATTTGCAGCAACAGCCGGTTTCCCTAATGTAATCGGAGCTGTTGACTGCACACATATTGCCATAAAAGCGCCATCACAGGATGAATTTGTTTACGTtaacaggaaacactttcaTTCTATCAATGTCCAAGTGATATGTGATGGGCAAATGCAGCTCCTTAACATCGTGGCAAGGTGGCCTGGTTCAACGCACGATTCATTCATTCTGACCAACAGCATGGTTGGGAACAGGCTGGAGGCTGGCACTGTACGCGATGGGTGGCTTCTGG GGGACCGTGGCTACCCCCTAAGAACGTGGCTGATGACCCCTCTTACGAACCCCAACACCGACCAAGAGAGGAGGTATAATGACCTCCATTCCCGGACGCGAATAATTGTGGAGAGGGCAATCGGCCTGCTGAAGGGACGGTGGCGATGCCTGGACAGGTCGGGGGGGATGCTACTCTACAGACCTGAGAAGGTGTGCCACATTGTGATGGCCTGTGGCGTCCTCCACAATGTGGCACACCGCCATGGCATACCACTGCCAGAGCAGCACAACCCCCCACTGGAGGAACCGGATGCCGGACCCGTCAACTGCAACCCACCGCGAGGAGCCATACGGGCCCGGCAGAATGTGATTTCAAGCATGTAA